A window from Vigna angularis cultivar LongXiaoDou No.4 chromosome 7, ASM1680809v1, whole genome shotgun sequence encodes these proteins:
- the LOC108337962 gene encoding uncharacterized protein At1g21580 isoform X2 yields the protein MDQHHFLHHHYHHPQDHRTTRYASLNPQSHHNHHHHNNLPPPPPAPPPPLSYHRSLHPAPLPQPYTPSTPQPQQQQQQQQFSFNHHSSLPHRTLEDDSRSLPYDLLPRRTTAIPWNPNPRTDDFDREFHHHHHRPPPPPPPPIETLRYDPGRRDRLVVDAYEQNPREALSWGGGDYHAPSQGDVEPPPYVRVYSVECDADVAGRGSRVESKRWVMSDRERERGRELHESSSNLVSKVSNTDKYYHGSDNVGRYSRGNSRERSHEFARTPPKKQMQKKSALLRIQTAKPNHRNREVEQLRYPSYGPEGSNGFFRGKEQYLAHGVKGEEREGSPVEIDISFESNSLVAKAIVAPPSCSVSVPDLNVTPVMDSDLGSGEKNKRVSGSDGYYSGLHQPYRVSSVVVVDLNRSPCKRNDRSGLGKEVNVRKSVQDSSSRSRTREADDSRGQNAVPNSVKAGNVCSGKSTITVVKKKKIVKRLVKKASANSKTSVPNSLQKRLPGTVKVESAALISSTASIPEKIQANSDDKSNIYDEGPDCLHSLPKEGNVLKEDKEGGLLQLSLGPDYTSQECDKDSDNRELSRFEIERDENIPKFSSRASSSEDKKSDSDCLDVNNDVLDNGNIIFMHDNANTSDCLAANNSVPGTIAEVNHMDYDNKQLCQNEGSLSVGNYSNVQSPLNNNLVDAGDEILKTSDTFSSSRKIGIQDGLDCLQHASALKQGSDNGSSNLEDCIIVHGSGIMNDAGNQLAHGDVTRHPENCETEKTFPNSNMLAGSGEGNTKKIKKRKARTQFNILSSEMESLSPDHVNPDNLGNNVDGGTLLLSKDPSTSKVLDQSVQNDVESITGLDEVTALHEEGEFLETQFYAANNNNGDANEVSPSSKRKKVTANPNLTQCQSQISAVIVVTTTSDVEAPVNLNDNQEHQKEFALSSMGMCVPTSVQSMLSVQSMLSVQSLPYSESITKRSDNILSGGSFDSTDANRETMSSEYSELQHSDIVSFSPCEDLAFQHDQFSPLDGECIGNITPVVLVSNTQIDVLGVGNTMGEKTDLQAVKEHYQYREFVQRSPRADMEPNDLNVKNDLLAQQNLMPCPTSGDEVTTSNSNDEFTVDAPGALSDIFSQGMASEVPDKRILELTAINDENICGVEENTSSVHQTKQNSRSDSAFGHGNMITKKTISEPSQVSSKVTTQALNSYRFGSSGTKNQSGSVIPKTFPGHSFTFLKSETKTSASSTHVSKPRTWHRTGNNPPISLPRINSVRAVPPKRPILERKGNFQNTSYVRNGNSLVRKPTPVPALPQISSVNKSSSGLGEISKSTKSESRADVTDQPMYLRAGARFSQQRQRQRTPPLPIDIKSEENTSSSLVEPHSGGSCENVSDPKTFIEINNNAQNSSEDALKHCEIPENQHVPSDNGESQVEANEGNPLSLNTKRIVYIKPKTNQLVATSNSRDVSLSTDDNGQTAFSDGYYKRRKNQLVRTTFESHSNQTAAVPNGTANSDGQGTSNALCNTRFSKKRLHKAVRSSCKRSRASLVWTLCSKNSSENDKNSRHNQKVLPQLFRWKRATFASSFNSSSVSAISKKLLQLRKRDTVYTRSKHGFSLWKSRVLGVGGCSLKWSKSIEKNSKQANEEATLAVAAVERKKREQKNVVCISSQSKRERIFRIGSVRYRMDPTRRTLQRISVDESQSSASTSSGLASKSAYIPRRLVIGNDEYAHSYFSSLLSCLASRLDETRFPRRKSLYNFKSICFIQITAVSICRYVRIGNGNQLIRDPKKRTRKLANEKVRWSLHTARQRLARKQKYCQFFTRFGKCKKDGGKCPYIHDPSKIAVCTKFLNGLCSTPNCKLTHQVIPERMPDCSYFLQGLCSNSNCPYRHVNVNPNASICEGFLRGYCADGNECRKKHSYVCPTFEATGTCTEGSKCKLHHPKKQSKGKKRKRSGDQKHTRGRYFGFIPADVSESGMMVAPNRHKQSSEIEEELSDYISLDVVSEEVADTDDLSFDPAVFCDNDSLDDFDELIKPVLLLKTKFTSQSPNSHILHATGGDFGRLLMR from the exons ATGGATCaacaccacttcctccaccaccactaCCACCACCCTCAGGACCACCGCACCACCCGCTACGCTTCCCTCAACCCTCAATCGCATcacaaccaccaccaccataaCAACCTCCCACCGCCGCCGCCCGCGCCGCCACCGCCTCTCTCCTACCACCGCAGCCTCCACCCGGCTCCCCTGCCGCAACCCTACACCCCTTCCACTCCCCAACCCCAAcaacagcagcagcagcagcaattCTCTTTCAATCACCACTCATCTCTCCCACACCGCACCCTCGAAGACGATTCACGTTCTCTCCCCTACGACCTCCTCCCTCGCCGGACCACCGCCATCCCCTGGAACCCTAACCCTAGAACTGACGATTTCGATCGCGaattccaccaccaccaccaccgccCTCCCCCGCCGCCGCCTCCCCCGATCGAAACCCTCCGCTACGACCCCGGGCGTCGTGACCGCCTCGTGGTGGATGCCTACGAGCAAAACCCCAGGGAGGCACTCTCTTGGGGCGGCGGTGACTACCACGCGCCTAGCCAGGGCGACGTAGAGCCCCCGCCCTACGTGCGCGTGTACAGCGTGGAATGTGACGCTGACGTGGCCGGTAGAGGGTCCCGGGTGGAGAGCAAGAGGTGGGTGATGAGTGATAGAGAGAGGGAGAGGGGAAGAGAGTTGCACGAGTCTTCTTCTAATTTAGTTAGCAAGGTTAGTAACACTGACAAATATTATCATGGTTCTGATAATGTGGGTAGGTATAGTAGAGGGAATAGTAGAGAGCGTAGTCATGAATTCGCACGTACTCCTCCTAAGAAACAGATGCAGAAGAAAAGCGCGCTTCTTAGGATTCAGACTGCTAAACCTAATCATAGGAACCGTGAGGTTGAGCAGTTACGGTACCCCAGTTATGGACCTGAAGGTAGCAATGGCTTTTTCAGGGGTAAGGAACAATATTTGGCTCATGGGGTGAAGGgggaagagagagaagggagCCCTGTTGAGATTGATATCTCTTTTGAGTCCAATTCTCTGGTAGCCAAGGCTATTGTTGCGCCGCCTTCGTGTTCAGTGTCTGTTCCTGATTTGAATGTGACGCCGGTTATGGATTCGGATTTGGGTTCTGGAGAGAAGAATAAAAGGGTTTCGGGCTCTGATGGCTATTATTCTGGTTTGCATCAGCCGTATAGAGTGTCTTCCGTTGTGGTTGTGGATTTAAATAGGTCGCCTTGCAAACGGAATGATAGGTCTGGTTTGGGGAAGGAGGTGAATGTGCGGAAGAGTGTTCAGGATAGTTCTTCTCGGTCTCGTACCAGGGAGGCTGATGATTCTCGTGGGCAAAATGCGGTGCCAAATTCAGTTAAAGCTGGCAATGTCTGTTCTGGTAAATCGACCATAACGGTtgtcaagaagaagaaaattgttAAGAGATTGGTGAAGAAAGCTAGTGCAAATTCTAAGACATCTGTGCCAAATTCACTGCAAAAAAGGCTTCCTGGAACTGTGAAAGTTGAGAGTGCTGCACTGATTTCGTCAACGGCCTCTATTCCTGAGAAAATTCAAGCTAATTCAGATGACAAAAGCAACATATATGATGAAGGGCCAGACTGTTTACATTCTTTGCCAAAGGAAGGTAATGTGTTGAAAGAAGATAAAGAGGGAGGTTTACTTCAGCTGAGTTTGGGGCCAGATTACACATCGCAAGAGTGTGACAAAGATTCTGATAATAGGGAACTGTCCAGGTTTGAAATTGAAAGAGATGAAAacattccaaaattttcttctcGTGCTTCTAGTAGTGAAGATAAGAAGAGTGATTCAGATTGTTTAGATGTTAATAATGATGTCCTTGATAatggaaatattatttttatgcatgataATGCAAATACTTCCGATTGTTTAGCTGCAAATAATTCTGTTCCAGGTACTATTGCTGAAGTCAATCACATGGATTATGATAATAAGCAATTATGTCAGAATGAAGGATCTCTATCGGTTGGGAATTATTCAAATGTACAATCCCCACTGAATAACAATCTTGTAGATGCAGGGGATGAGATATTAAAAACCAGCGATACTTTTTCAAGTTCAAGAAAAATTGGGATTCAAGATGGTCTAGATTGCCTACAACATGCCAGTGCACTGAAGCAAGGCTCTGATAATGGATCATCTAATTTAGAAGATTGTATTATTGTTCACGGCTCTGGTATCATGAATGATGCTGGAAACCAATTGGCCCATGGTGATGTCACCAGGCACCCTGAGAATTGTGAGACAGAAAAAACATTCCCAAATTCTAATATGTTAGCTGGATCTGGTGAAGGGAAcacaaagaagataaaaaagagaaaagctagaacacaatttaatattttgagttCAGAGATGGAATCCTTATCTCCAGATCATGTAAATCCTGATAACCTTGGAAATAATGTGGACGGAGGTACACTTCTATTGTCGAAAGATCCATCTACTTCTAAAGTTTTAGATCAGTCTGTTCAAAACGATGTTGAGTCAATAACTGGTTTGGATGAGGTTACTGCTTTACACGAGGAAGGGGAGTTTTTAGAGACTCAGTTTTATGCTGCAAATAACAACAATGGTGATGCAAATGAGGTTTCACCATCttctaaaaggaaaaaagttACAGCTAACCCAAATTTAACTCAATGTCAATCGCAAATCAGTGCTGTTATTGTGGTTACCACCACATCTGATGTTGAAGCTCCTGTCAATCTCAATGATAACCAAGAACATCAGAAAGAATTTGCGTTGTCAAGCATGGGTATGTGTGTACCGACTTCTGTTCAGTCAATGCTTTCTGTTCAGTCAATGCTTTCTGTTCAGTCATTGCCTTATTCAGAGAGTATTACTAAAAGGTCTGACAATATTTTGAGTGGAGGATCTTTTGACTCTACTGATGCAAATAGGGAAACCATGAGTTCCGAGTATTCTGAATTACAACACTCAGATATAGTCTCTTTTTCACCATGTGAGGACTTAGCATTTCAACACGATCAATTCTCACCATTGGACGGTGAGTGCATAGGAAACATTACTCCAGTTGTGCTTGTGAGTAATACTCAAATTGATGTTTTAGGTGTTGGAAATACAATGGGAGAAAAGACTGATTTACAGGCCGTTAAGGAACATTATCAATATAGAGAATTTGTGCAGAGGTCACCAAGAGCTGACATGGAACCTAATGATCTCAATGTTAAGAATGATTTGCTTGCTCAGCAGAACCTTATGCCCTGTCCAACTAGTGGTGATGAAGTCACTACAAGTAATTCGAATGATGAATTCACTGTGGATGCACCTGGTGCATTATCAGATATATTTTCTCAAGGGATGGCATCTGAAGTACCAGATAAAAGGATTTTAGAATTGACAGCTATCAATGATGAAAATATTTGTGGGGTTGAAGAAAATACTTCGTCAGTACATCAGACGAAACAGAATAGTAGGTCAGATAGTGCATTTGGACACGGTAATAtgataacaaagaaaacaatttcAGAACCATCCCAAGTTTCTTCCAAAGTTACAACTCAGGCTTTAAATTCATATCGTTTTGGGTCGAGTGGGACCAAAAATCAGTCAGGTAGTGTCATTCCCAAAACTTTTCCAGGTCATTCTTTTACCTTTTTGAAGTCGGAGACAAAGACATCTGCCTCTTCAACTCATGTGTCAAAACCTCGAACTTGGCATCGGACAGGTAATAATCCCCCTATTTCTTTACCTAGAATCAATTCAGTAAGAGCAGTTCCTCCCAAAAGGCCAATTCTAGAAAGGAAAGGGAACTTTCAAAATACCTCGTATGTTCGTAATGGAAACAGTCTTGTAAGGAAACCTACTCCAGTTCCTGCTTTACCTCAAATCTCCTCTGTAAACAAGTCATCTTCGGGCTTGGGTGAAATATCAAAAAGCACTAAATCTGAAAGCAGGGCTGACGTGACAGATCAACCGATGTACCTGAGAGCAGGAGCAAGATTTTCTCAGCAGAGGCAGAGACAGAGAACACCTCCACTACCAATTGACATCAAATCAGAGGAAAATACATCTTCCTCATTGGTAGAACCTCATTCTGGTGGTTCCTGTGAAAATGTATCTGATCCTAAAACATTTatagaaattaataataatgcaCAGAACTCTTCTGAAGATGCACTGAAGCATTGTGAAATTCCAGAAAACCAACATGTTCCATCCGATAATGGGGAGAGTCAAGTTGAAGCAAACGAAGGCAATCCCCTTTCTCTGAATACGAAGAGAATAGTATATATAAAGCCCAAAACAAATCAATTGGTTGCAACATCAAATTCGCGTGATGTTTCTCTCTCCACTGATGACAACGGCCAAACTGCCTTCTCTGATGGCTActacaagagaagaaaaaatcaGTTGGTTAGGACTACATTTGAAAGCCATTCCAACCAGACTGCTGCAGTGCCTAATGGCACAGCAAATTCTGATGGACAAGGAACTAGTAATGCTCTTTGCAATACGAGGTTTAGTAAGAAGCGGTTACATAAGG CTGTCAGGAGTTCATGCAAACGTTCAAGAGCCTCACTAGTGTGGACACTCTGTAGCAAAAATTCTTCTGAAAATGACAAGAATTCACGTCATAATCAAAAGGTTTTGCCTCAATTGTTTCGATGGAAAAGAGCAACATTTGCTTCAAGTTTCAATAGTAGTTCCGTATCTGCAATCAG CAAAAAATTGCTTCAATTGAGAAAGAGGGATACTGTTTACACTAGGTCAAAACACGGGTTTTCACTTTGGAAATCCAGAGTTTTAGGTGTTGGtggttgtagtttgaaatgGTCCAAATCCATTGAGAAGAACTCAAAGCAAGCTAATGAG GAAGCTACACTTGCTGTTGCTGCTgtagagaggaagaagagagagcaGAAAAATGTGGTTTGCATCAGTTCTCAGTCAAAGA GAGAGCGAATATTTCGTATTGGTTCAGTTCGATACAGAATGGATCCCACCAGGAGGACACTCCAGAGGATTTCAG TTGATGAATCCCAGTCCTCGGCATCTACCAGTTCAGGTTTGGCCTCCAAAAGTGCTTACATTCCAAGGAGATTAGTGATTGGAAACGATGAGTATGCACattcttatttttcatcattgttGTCTTGTTTAGCAAGCCGTTTAGATGAAACTAGGTTTCCAAGAAGGAAAAGTTTGTATAATTTCAAGTCTATCTGTTTTATTCAAATAACTGCTGTGAGTATTTGCAGATATGTGCGAATTGGAAATGGTAACCAGCTTATCAGAGACCCAAAGAAACGAACTCGAAAATTGGCAAATGAAAAAGTTAGATGGAGCTTGCACACTGCCAGACAGCGGTTGGCTCGAAAGCAGAAGTATTGTCAGTTTTTTACCAGATTTGGGAAATGtaaaaaggatggagggaagTGTCCTTATATCCATGATCCTTCAAAAATTGCTGTCTGTACTAAGTTCCTGAATGGTTTATGTTCTACTCCCAACTGCAAATTAACGCACCAG GTTATTCCGGAGAGAATGCCAGATTGTTCTTATTTTTTGCAAG GCTTATGCTCAAACAGTAATTGTCCATATAGACATGTCAATGTGAACCCCAATGCATCGATTTGTGAAGGATTTCTCAGGGGATATTGTGCTGATGGGAATGAG TGTCGGAAGAAGCACAGCTATGTCTGTCCTACTTTTGAAGCAACAGGAACCTGTACTGAAGGATCCAAATGCAAACTCCATCACCCCAAAAAACAAAGCAagggaaagaaaaggaagagatcTGGAGATCAGAAACACACCAGAGGACGCTATTTTGGTTTTATTCCTGCTGATGTTTCTGAATCTGGGATGATGGTTGCTCCAAACCGACATAAACAAAGTAGTGAAATTGAAGAGGAACTGTCTGACTACATCAGCCTTGATGTTGTCAGTGAAGAAGTCGCAGACACTGATGATCTATCATTTGATCCAGCAGTGTTCTGTGATAATGATTCCTTGGATGATTTTGATGAACTCATTAAACCAGTTCTTCTACTGAAAACAAAGTTCACATCACAATCACCTAACTCACATATCCTCCACGCAACTGGCGGAGACTTCGGTCGTTTGTTAATGAGGTAA